In Montipora foliosa isolate CH-2021 chromosome 13, ASM3666993v2, whole genome shotgun sequence, one DNA window encodes the following:
- the LOC137983947 gene encoding 8-oxo-dGDP phosphatase NUDT18-like has protein sequence MEQLVVDLEDTIWRKYSDSSTPLHFCNTYNEVKTGIFGDPSGNFQKADLGRTVCYIVSAVVVQDGRVLMMREAKSSCRGRWYLPAGRVEKNESFEEAVIREVLEETGLHFQPTSIISIDSQGTNWFRFSFGGVITNGKIKTLQEQDAESMEAGWFSPENIFNSLSLRCEDICPLIRVGLKWYERHQEKSICKLLPVGRPYEHVVIRVVVVKRSEEGGKKLLFCVLLNDTAKKYSCPCFPYEITDMSYAANIIFVIDKLVRDIDSRIAYKLHGYLNVEHTGKPQGLADGLCLTLLVEIFVPFEGGIENNKYNLFQVEDTNLSDKIWELIDIEGCVKLQER, from the coding sequence ATGGAGCAGCTAGTAGTCGATCTTGAAGATACAATTTGGCGAAAATACAGTGACAGTTCAACGCCACTTCATTTTTGCAACACCTACAACGAGGTGAAAACGGGAATATTTGGCGATCCTTCTGGAAATTTCCAAAAAGCAGATCTCGGACGAACAGTTTGCTATATTGTGTCCGCTGTAGTGGTGCAGGATGGTCGTGTTTTGATGATGAGAGAGGCCAAGAGTTCTTGTCGAGGAAGGTGGTACCTTCCAGCTGGTAGAGTTGAAAAGAACGAATCTTTTGAAGAAGCTGTCATTAGGGAGGTTCTTGAAGAAACAGGTTTGCACTTTCAACCTACTTCGATTATTTCTATTGATTCCCAAGGGACGAATTGGTTTCGCTTTTCATTTGGTGGTGTTATAACTAATGGAAAGATTAAGACTTTACAGGAGCAAGACGCTGAGTCCATGGAAGCAGGCTGGTTTTCCCCTGAGAACATTTTCAATTCTCTGAGTTTGAGATGTGAGGATATTTGCCCTTTGATACGTGTGGGGTTGAAATGGTATGAAAGACATCAGGAAAAATCGATCTGTAAACTTCTGCCTGTTGGGAGGCCCTATGAGCACGTTGTCATAAGAGTAGTGGTAGTCAAGAGATCAGAAGAGGGTGGCAAGAAATTGCTGTTTTGTGTTTTATTAAATGACACAGCAAAAAAATACTCATGTCCATGTTTTCCATATGAAATAACAGACATGAGCTATGCTGCGAACATCATCTTTGTGATTGATAAATTAGTGAGAGATATCGATTCTCGAATCGCTTACAAGTTGCATGGCTATCTTAATGTTGAACACACTGGGAAACCACAAGGTTTGGCTGATGGATTGTGTTTGACACTTTTGGTAGAAATTTTTGTCCCTTTTGAGGGTGGAATAGAAAACAATAAGTACAACTTGTTCCAAGTTGAAGACACCAATCTAAGTGATAAGATATGGGAGCTTATAGATATTGAAGGTTGTGTGAAGCTTCAAGAACGCTGA
- the LOC137983946 gene encoding uncharacterized protein → MLSKAKRSLENERDSSPKRHKGSRYPPHWKFWLLSNYEYSEDSLTFTNDIVKHSQTEKDNREWSNSLSTYTIGSIVTDIWGAKVKFVKRGPRNARQRAYLNLKRVTSSLTAAVKVEEMALQLDDVSLPQGWTAEARSAYRFSFFRREKTEFRGERLSLEMLVELPHNEASSRPNYKIKSHGCVLDLGSLLRIDETRGAPLTEEISLILQYLNTVPICLGFILEEDQSITSLSHHTVGQLTDLSDPAKRPETRVYSGSCQILSNFGETCRNCGRFKTVNSQSQKNRSKRKSIKPQRNKRFLSREELLEEIRKEQRKRRNAELRENYWREKFNSVAIEVDKEDHADLTKCTPTHNKETGTT, encoded by the exons ATGTTATCAAAGGCGAAGAGATCGCTCGAAAATGAACGTGATTCCTCTCCGAAACGCCACAAAGGTTCGAGATATCCCCCACATTGGAAATTCTG GCTTCTATCCAATTACGAATACTCAGAGGATAGCCTTACCTTTACAAACGACATAGTCAAGCATAGTCAGACAGAGAAGGACAATCGAGAGTGGTCAAACTCGTTGTCGACTTACACAATTGGTAGTATCGTAACGGATATTTGGGGTGCAAAAGTTAAGTTTGTAAAACGGGGCCCACGTAATGCTCGTCAAAGAGcgtatttaaatttaaagaGGGTAACATCAAGCCTCACTGCTGCAGTAAAAGTAGAAGAGATGGCTCTGCAGCTGGATGATGTGTCATTGCCCCAAGGATGGACGGCAGAAGCTCGTAGTGCATACCGTTTCTCCTTCTTCCGAAGAGAAAAAACAGAATTTAGAGGTGAGCGTTTGAGCTTGGAAATGCTGGTGGAACTACCCCATAACGAGGCCTCCTCTAGGCCGAATTACAAGATCAAATCCCATGGTTGTGTGCTTGATTTGGGTTCATTACTAAGAATTGACGAGACGAGAGGCGCACCACTAACAGAAGAAATTTCACTGATCCTGCAATACTTGAACACCGTCCCCATCTGCCTTGGATTCATTCTTGAAGAAGATCAATCCATTACCAGCCTTTCCCATCACACAGTTGGTCAACTAACCGACCTTTCAGACCCAGCAAAGCGGCCAGAGACAAGAGTATATTCAGGATCCTGTCAAATCCTTAGCAATTTTGGAGAAACTTGCAGAAATTGTGGGAGGTTTAAAACTGTTAACTCCCAAAGCCAAAAGAACCGTTCAAAGAGGAAGTCCATTAAACCTCAACGCAACAAGCGGTTTCTTTCGAGGGAGGAGTTGCTTGAAGAAATAAGGAAAGAGCAACGAAAGAGAAGAAATGCGGAACTGAGGGAAAACTATTGGCGAGAGAAATTCAATAGCGTAGCTATAGAGGTTGACAAGGAGGACCATGCTGACCTTACTAAGTGCACACCCACGCACAATAAAGAAACGGGCACTACATGA
- the LOC137983948 gene encoding platelet-activating factor acetylhydrolase IB subunit alpha1-like: protein MTNPATIPTPVKDVQGDGRWISMHERFLHDAKVCPCDVLFIGDSIIRNMFETEAWDINFAPLNSLNFGIGGDCTEHVLWRVENGELDDMNPKVVVLLIGTNNHHCSADQVVEGIEVIVWNITSKLPSAKVIVLGLLPRGKQPNPLREKHFQVNHALQEVVSTIPNSLYLNSDPGFVRSDGTISHEDMFDYLHLTRKGYKKFATQIHDVVLKFVKYPDIRS, encoded by the exons ATGACAAATCCTGCTACAATACCAACTCCTGTTAAAGATGTGCAGGGTGATGGTCGATGGATTAGCATG CATGAGAGATTTTTACACGATGCCAAAGTCTGTCCATGTGATGTCTTGTTTATTGGCGATTCAATAATTCGTAACATGTTTGAAACTGAG GCCTGGGATATTAATTTTGCACCTCTCAATTCTCTTAATTTTGGAATCGGAGGTGACTGTACTGAACATGTTTTATGGAGGGTAGAAAATGGGGAACTGGATGATATGAACCCAAAG GTTGTTGTATTACTGATTGGCACAAATAATCATCATTGTTCCGCTGATCAAGTTGTAGAAGGTATTGAAGTAATTGTATGGAACATAACAAGCAAATTACCTTCTGCCAAGGTCATTGTACTG GGTCTCTTGCCAAGAGGTAAACAACCCAATCCTCTCAGAGAAAAACACTTTCAAGTCAATCATGCTCTCCAAGAAGTTGTCTCCACGATCCCCAACTCACTTTACCTGAACTCTGATCCAGGTTTTGTGAGGAGCGATGGCACAATTAGTCATGAGGATATGTTTGATTACCTTCACTTAACACGAAAAGGATATAAGAAGTTTGCCACACAAATTCATGATGTTGTTCTGAAATTTGTAAAGTATCCCGATATTAGGTCATAA